The DNA window CGGCCACAGTCGATACATTTCGTCGGACGAAACAGATTCGTCTTGAGTGTATCCAGTCACTGATTCGCGACAGTGAGAGTAGCCGACTGGGTCTGATACCTACGCCGTCCACTCCTCGAGGCACGTCTCGCTACAAAAGTGTCGATACACCGCCTCACCGTCCTCGAGCGCGGGGACGACCCGTTGGTCGACAGCCGATGTAATCGGGTCACGACACGCCAGACACTCGAGTGAATCTTCGTCCGTCGAATCAGCCATAGAGATTGATGGGACAAAACCAAGTTTAACGGATCTGTTCCGGCAGATACAGCCATCGACGACAGACCAGCGTCTGTGGACGTCACTCGGACGGTTTACTCGAGACGTGATTTGTCGCCCTCTGTCTCGGAGCGCGTTCGGTAGGTGGGGAGGTGGGTAGATTGGTGGTCGAAACGGCCTCGAGTGTGAGGCGTCAATCCCTCCTGCTCGAGGCGTACTCGCCCACCGTCGAGCAAGAGGGGTCGAAATCAGAGGTGGGGAGTTACGGCTCACTGATGGCCTCGAGTGTGGAGTGTGCCGGTAAGTTGAGCAGCAGGCTTATCGCCGTTACCGACGAAGATTGCTATGGTATGTCACAGCAAGAAGTGCAACAGGAACTCGCGGTCGATCAGTACACGCTGGGACTCGTCGGTCCGGACCAGGAGTGGGCGGGGACCGTCGCGGACGGTGGCACGATCCGAACGTACACGCCGCCTGGGTGTTGGGGTCCGATGATTACACCCGACTTCCGCGGCGGCCACGAGGTGACACGGCCGATTCGGGTCG is part of the Natronorubrum sediminis genome and encodes:
- a CDS encoding DUF7576 family protein — its product is MADSTDEDSLECLACRDPITSAVDQRVVPALEDGEAVYRHFCSETCLEEWTA